One Variibacter gotjawalensis genomic window, TGCTCTTGTAGTCGGGGTCACAACCGGCGACGTGCCGCTAATTTTGCTCCTCGGCACCGCCGCATCAGCCCTCGTTGGCGCGCTGTCATCGCGCAACGCGGGAACACCACGCTATACGATCGCGGCGATCATCATAACGACCGTGCCCTACTCGCTCGCACTCGCAATATCGCCGCTGCCTTACGCTCTAATTCTCCCGCTTCCGCTTATGTTGACAACCGTCGGGATGATTTCCGTGATGCGAGATAATTACAACGGGCTTGTGACTCTCTTCACGGCGCAATACGAAAATGCGCGTCTTGCTCAGTCCGACCCACTCACGGGTTTGTCGAACCGAGCTCAAGAACGCGAGCAGTTGAACGCCATCTTGAAGGAAGCCGAGAACGCGGTTGGCGTAGCCGCAGAGGTGCAGGTTCTTTACCTCGACCTTGACGGCTTCAAACAGGTCAATGACCACCACGGTCACGCGGCGGGCGACAGCGCACTTCAACTCGTTGCAAAACGGCTGCGCGAGAATGTCCGTGCGGTTGACGTTGTCGCTCGCATTGGAGGCGACGAGTTCGTCATCATACTGCCGCAGACGAGCGTTGACGTGGCGACCCAAATATCGCGCCGCATTATTGCTCGGATCTCGGAGCCCTACGAGATTGGCATCGGGAAG contains:
- a CDS encoding sensor domain-containing diguanylate cyclase, which codes for MMQSIGRRLGGSDKDLPPWVQRQLLTYSFAKKRTLMFSIIASSTIAFAAIVMTQALWAYAWLALELFFGCFRWINVARYDAHEKRGQRGDAETPLVFSLIWIACLSCALVVGVTTGDVPLILLLGTAASALVGALSSRNAGTPRYTIAAIIITTVPYSLALAISPLPYALILPLPLMLTTVGMISVMRDNYNGLVTLFTAQYENARLAQSDPLTGLSNRAQEREQLNAILKEAENAVGVAAEVQVLYLDLDGFKQVNDHHGHAAGDSALQLVAKRLRENVRAVDVVARIGGDEFVIILPQTSVDVATQISRRIIARISEPYEIGIGKPVRLGVSIGGASYPIDGRSPDDLLASADTALYAAKRQGAGRHVWANIHPVASPTLAPGGNGVLGAGERSVADPIH